One genomic window of Haliotis asinina isolate JCU_RB_2024 chromosome 4, JCU_Hal_asi_v2, whole genome shotgun sequence includes the following:
- the LOC137281343 gene encoding tetratricopeptide repeat protein 14-like has translation MDSSLLGQVIAHRGVALARCLQTEQEGKLPVGLVEHVENQRFEPAESEIRDERFIQSLNRFIAKKADLLFRKVDEEVKVIPNKDKYEDNYAIMPALESFMGIPAHICKDHFFNSLEKREVVIGVVTSVLESGLLVSLLCLDSGRARDIDDLKIIVFCPMKEVPKIVPDQSALESFHIKDIVRGIVLNVNPEPQRIIISLHEKSLNPGDPNNPKLGLISENDFPVHYRRKLHVRGLTFDELLQSIMGFNNSGNVEYLLKLHNLQDSSLMRGIHNLKLPEKEYAENLRKWQCQRLALQSVAQGVTLFKKGRQMEAMQHLNKALQIDENNVEALVARGALYANNESFSRAVEDFEQALKINPTHANARKYLLETKLAHGKLFEDEKDYVSSLECYRQAVALDPTSDEALTFLRSLEHRMVSTGVSPQRGHSQGRSRDSRDGSAEEYRELPGRRCREALPRRHRDYSPRRQRDSSRHDESIFETTTDKLRRLIEEEEENRRDERKRKYKPRNESSPKSKLRCDREEKEDDSQRQWGYSHVADNPYASIFNRDAPIPCLGSPETQPTEPRHPLESSAFPEGFCNPQDPNFVPKARKTREEFAGGRMIVPTDSDRQQAWGELKLKKMTHGDSSPSELDQSHSPKSTKSSKSPFDEEAFLYGESEIDSLQRKTQRSLKGRRSDDWEEREMEGRGDERKYRNYYLEDMELKTHSTVSPEWEHVKVGKVVRLESPKYKKGKGKGKARRSSSESSSSSTSRSSSSSSSSSNSSSSSSSSSLGDKPKGDYYEKRCVSIPKGLRTDGSFMEKDYHRSYTDGKGKKEKERDSSARKHAKSANYSDGKDKLSKPKNQGRHDSKGGGKDGRDDRGSSIERSSSKMKTVFETKKVSDQENQDDKRKKVTASVEPSASKERLMQGSGNERRSASNERWSQVSKRSKSPEKVLQDSSVSSVSEKLGKGQEEDLPVTIGGFGKIDELPRGDSKDEEPLQSHLSSRSLFHVASKWDDSPPVGIKIKPDGGKYENIQISITTSGQSASPNDPSGIHIFSGKQLSKYRAEKHVEENESDDDELERLFLKEKGLQKVLKGKKPIVKDKVQEAPQKGDSRFVEEKKFSRHDSEENSERRDSKGRQDVPKERSRSQRKDNTVSSRGKRKSSSGRGSYDEDRHSDNYSSDCSFDEYKSDRYRDERDKRDSYHHDEYRHQSHDDYEDDHHHDRDKWSDRYNDDRRSRYDDYHRKDYSLEKRRGNERNRGKDLYDDDSYDYTRQDCRPRIGRNRQCDRYCRKNHCEGTSTRSRDRSRSRSRARRRSRSYTSSSMSSSSSSSSSSSSSRSRSRDRSPPRKHVSKVTRQPSPKKTLKKEEPSQKINTLATKPAILSTAEAAPMASNAVEAVTEADAEVTTKEKRQSLRELESFLTDLKDRKKQQWIAEGKVKTNI, from the exons ATGGACTCTTCCTTGCTGGGCCAGGTCATCGCCCATCGGGGTGTGGCCCTGGCACGGTGCCTGCAGACGGAACAAGAAGGGAAGTTGCCAGTCGGACTTGTAGAACATGTGGAAAATCAGAGGTTTGAACCGGCGGAGTCAGAGATAAG AGATGAAAGATTTATTCAGTCGCTCAACCGTTTCATTGCCAAAAAGGCTGATCTTCTGTTCCGGAAAGTGGATGaggaggtcaaggtcattccaaACAAAGACAAGTATGAAG ATAACTACGCCATCATGCCGGCCTTGGAGTCTTTCATGGGGATACCAGCACACATCTGTAAAGATCACTTCTTCAAT AGTCTGGAGAAGCGTGAGGTGGTGATTGGAGTGGTCACATCGGTGCTGGAGAGTGGCTTGCTGGTATCTCTGCTGTGTCTGGACTCAGGTCGAGCTCGTGACATAGATGACTTGAAGATCATT GTATTCTGCCCCATGAAAGAAGTGCCAAAAATTGTTCCAGACCAGAGTGCTCTCGAGTCCTTTCACATTAAAGATATTGTTAGAG GTATTGTGCTCAATGTGAACCCAGAGCCTCAAAGGATCATCATATCACTACATGAGAAGTCGCTCAACCCTGGAGACCCAAACAACCCTAAACTG GGCCTCATCAGTGAAAATGACTTTCCAGTACATTACAG ACGGAAGTTGCATGTGCGCGGACTGACGTTCGACGAGCTCCTGCAGTCCATCATGGGTTTCAACAACTCGGGAAATGTGGAGTACCTGTTGAAACTTCACAACCTGCAGGACTCTTCCCTCATGAGGGGTATTCACAA TTTGAAGCTGCCAGAGAAAGAATATGCTGAAAATTTGCGCAAGTGGCAATGTCAGAGGCTTGCCCTACAGAG TGTGGCCCAGGGCGTGACGCTGTTCAAGAAAGGGAGGCAGATGGAAGCAATGCAGCACCTGAACAAGGCTCTACAGATCGATGAGAACAATGTGGAGGCACTTGTGGCTCGTGGAGCATT gTATGCCAACAACGAGAGTTTCTCCAGAGCAGTTGAGGACTTCGAACAGGCTCTCAAGATCAACCCAACCCATGCCAATGCCAGGAAGTATTTGCTGGAGACAAAGCTGGCTCATGGAAAACT atttgaagaTGAGAAGGATTATGTGTCATCACTGGAGTGTTATCGCCAGGCTGTAGCTCTTGATCCCACCAGCGATGAAGCCTTGACCTTTCTAAGATCGTTGGAACACAGGATG GTATCCACTGGTGTGTCACCCCAACGTGGCCATTCCCAAGGTCGTTCTCGGGACAGCAGAGACGGATCAGCAGAAGAATACAGGGAATTGCCTGGACGCAGATGTAGAGAAGCGTTACCCCGACGGCACAGGGACTATTCACCACGCCGACAGAGGGACAGTAGTCGGCATGATGAATCTATCTTCGAAACGACAACTGATAAATTAAGACGACTGatagaggaagaagaagaaaacag GAGAGATGAAAGGAAGAGAAAGTACAAACCCAGGAATGAGTCTTCACCAAAATCAAAACTCCGTTGTGATAGGGAGGAAAAGGAAGATGACTCCCAGAGACAGTGGGGCTACAGCCATGTAGCGGATAATCCTTATGCTAGCATCTTCAACAGAGACGCGCCCATTCCGTGTCTGGGGTCTCCAGAGACTCAGCCAACAGAGCCAAGGCACCCTCTTGAATCAAGTGCATTTCCAGAAGGATTTTGCAATCCACAAGATCCCAACTTTGTTCCTAAGGCAAGAAAAACTCGTGAGGaatttgcaggaggaagaatgATTGTACCCACTGATAGTGATAGACAGCAAGCTTGGGGAGAACTGAAACTAAAGAAGATGACTCACGGTGACTCCTCCCCGAGTGAGCTTGATCAGAGTCACAGCCCCAAAAGTACCAAATCCTCCAAAAGTCCTTTCGATGAAGAGGCCTTCTTGTATGGTGAGAGTGAAATTGATTCTTTGCAGAGAAAGACTCAACGAAGCTTGAAAGGCAGACGGTCGGATGATTGGGAAGAGAGAGAAATGGAGGGAAGAGGGGATGAGAGAAAGTATAGAAACTATTATCTGGAGGACATGGAACTTAAAACCCATTCCACTGTTTCACCTGAATGGGAGCATGTGAAGGTGGGCAAGGTTGTGAGACTTGAATCCCCAAAATATAAGAAGGGAAAAGGGAAAGGGAAAGCCCGTAGGTCCAGCTCAGAATCCAGCTCAAGCTCTACTTCCAGGTCCAGTTCTAGTTCCAGTTCTAGTTCTAATTCCAGttcctcttcctcctcttcttcGCTTGGAGACAAACCCAAGGGGGATTATTATGAAAAACGTTGTGTTTCTATTCCCAAAGGACTTCGAACAGATGGAAGTTTCATGGAAAAAGACTATCACAGATCATATACAGATGGGaaaggaaagaaagaaaaggaAAGGGACTCCAGTGCAAGAAAACATGCCAAGTCAGCAAATTATTCAGATGGAAAGGACAAATTATCGAAGCCAAAGAATCAAGGCAGACATGACTCCAAAGGGGGAGGGAAAGATGGAAGGGATGACAGGGGTTCCAGTATTGAAAGGAGTAGCTCAAAGATGAAGACAGTGTTTGAAACAAAGAAAGTGTCTGACCAAGAGAATCAAGATGACAAGAGGAAGAAAGTCACAGCATCAGTGGAACCCTCTGCTTCGAAAGAAAGATTGATGCAAGGATCCGGGAATGAGAGAAGATCTGCTTCAAATGAGCGATGGTCCCAAGTATCTAAAAGGTCCAAATCGCCAGAGAAGGTGCTTCAAGACTCCAGTGTGTCATCCGTCAGTGAAAAGTTAGGGAAAGGTCAAGAGGAGGATCTTCCTGTTACCATAGGTGGGTTTGGAAAGATTGATGAGTTGCCAAGAGGTGATAGCAAGGATGAAGAACCTTTACAATCTCATCTGTCTAGCAGATCACTGTTTCATGTGGCCTCCAAGTGGGACGACTCACCGCCTGTCGGCATCAAGATCAAACCAGATGGGGGGAAGTATGAAAATATTCAGATCAGTATAACCACTAGTGGGCAGTCTGCGTCTCCAAATGATCCAAGTGGCATTCATATCTTCTCTGGGAAACAGTTGTCAAAGTATCGTGCTGAGAAGCATGTGGAAGAGAATGAGTCAGATGATGATGAACTTGAGCGATTGTTCCTCAAGGAGAAGGGTCTGCAGAAAGTTCTCAAGGGAAAGAAGCCAATAGTCAAAGACAAGGTGCAAGAAGCTCCACAGAAAGGTGATTCTCGGTTTGTGGAAGAAAAGAAGTTTTCAAGACATGATTCCGAAGAAAATTCAGAAAGGAGAGACAGTAAGGGTAGACAGGATGTACCCAAGGAGAGGTCAAGGTCTCAAAGGAAAGATAATACTGTGTCCAGCAGAGGGAAGAGGAAGAGTTCTAGTGGAAGAGGCAGCTATGACGAGGATAGACACAGTGATAACTACAGCAGTGACTGTAGTTTTGACGAATATAAAAGTGATCGTTATCGTGATGAAAGGGATAAACGTGACTCTTATCATCATGATGAATATCGTCACCAAAGTCATGATGATTATGaagatgatcatcatcatgatcggGACAAATGGTCTGACAGATATAATGATGATCGACGTAGTCGGTACGATGATTATCATCGGAAAGATTATTCTCTTGAAAAACGAAGGGGGAATGAACGGAATAGAGGCAAGGATTTGTATGATGATGATAGTTATGATTACACAAGACAAGACTGTCGGCCACGCATAGGGAGAAATCGGCAGTGTGATAGATACTGTAGGAAGAATCACTGCGAAGGTACCAGCACAAGAAGTAGAGACAGGAGCAGATCCCGTAGTCGAGCAAGGCGGAGGTCAAGGTCATACACATCGTCATCCATGTCGTcgtcatcctcctcctcctcctcctcatcatcatcaaggaGCCGGTCAAGAGATAGATCTCCACCAAGAAAACACGTTTCAAAAGTAACAAGACAACCCTCACCAAAAAAAACATTGAAGAAAGAAGAACCATCacagaaaataaatacattggCCACAAAACCAGCAATACTCAGCACTGCTGAAGCGGCTCCGATGGCATCGAATGCAGTAGAGGCTGTGACAGAGGCTGATGCTGAGGTTACGACTAAGGAGAAGAGGCAGTCACTACGTGAACTGGAATCCTTTCTCACAGACCTCAAAGACAGGAAGAAACAACAGTGGATTGCTGAGGGAAAAGTGAAGACTAACATTTGA